From Triticum aestivum cultivar Chinese Spring chromosome 4A, IWGSC CS RefSeq v2.1, whole genome shotgun sequence, a single genomic window includes:
- the LOC123084103 gene encoding tropinone reductase homolog At2g29370-like, whose translation MLIQWEETLPSTMNVHVVTFKGIGYAIVEELAGFGARVHACSRNAAELEECRRRWEEKGLHVTASACDVSVRADRERLMDTVRQTFDGKLDILVNNAGQLLVKPTAECTAEEYSKVMATNLESSFHLSQLARPLLVRAGGGSIINMSSIGGSIGFVGSTVYAITKGAMNQLTRSLATEWAPDKIRVNGVAPGFMTTDMIKDMDTEYLEQEHSKTPLRRSGKPAEIASAVAFLCMPAASFITGQVICVDGGRTISA comes from the exons ATGTtaattcagtgggaggagacgctcCCGTCCACTATGAATGTGCATGTGGTTACTTT CAAAGGGATAGGGTACGCCATCGTGGAGGAGCTCGCCGGGTTCGGTGCGAGGGTGCATGCCTGCTCCCGGAACGCGGCCGAGCTGGAGGAGTGCCGACGGCGGTGGGAGGAGAAGGGCCTGCATGTCACCGCCTCCGCCTGCGACGTCTCTGTGCGCGCCGACAGGGAGAGGCTCATGGACACCGTCCGGCAGACCTTCGACGGCAAGCTCGACATACTA GTGAACAACGCGGGGCAGCTGCTGGTGAAGCCCACCGCGGAGTGCACCGCGGAGGAGTACTCCAAGGTGATGGCTACCAACCTGGAGTCGAGCTTCCATCTCAGCCAGCTCGCGCGCCCTCTTCTCGTGCGCGCCGGAGGAGGCAGCATCATTAACATGTCCTCCATTGGAGGCTCCATCGGCTTCGTTGGCTCCACCGTCTATGCTATCACAAAAG GTGCAATGAACCAACTGACGAGGAGTTTGGCCACCGAGTGGGCCCCTGACAAGATCCGTGTGAACGGTGTCGCCCCAGGATTTATGACAACCGATATGATTAAAGAC ATGGATACGGAGTACCTGGAACAGGAGCACTCCAAAACCCCGTTGCGGCGGAGTGGCAAGCCAGCTGAGATCGCCTCCGCGGTGGCATTTCTGTGCATGCCGGCGGCTTCCTTCATCACCGGGCAGGTCATCTGCGTCGACGGTGGTCGGACCATTAGTGCTTAA